A genome region from Hevea brasiliensis isolate MT/VB/25A 57/8 chromosome 9, ASM3005281v1, whole genome shotgun sequence includes the following:
- the LOC131183168 gene encoding uncharacterized protein LOC131183168 yields MEANDMWIQMASKIREVARKVLGESKGHGPPSKERWWWNEEVQKAVKRKRKWYKKLPKCDNNEAYEQYKIAKKEAKKAVSQVRAQAFEKLYEKLGTKEGEKDIYRLARSRERKCQDLNQVRCIKDKEGKVLVKDEDIKERWRNYFNDLFNNSQNGNSVNIDYRTIEKNVNYTRRIRFLEVKEALKRMKVGKACGPDEIPIEVWKYLGDMGVAWLTKLFNKILNSKKMPDEWRKSILVLIFKNKGDI; encoded by the coding sequence atggaggccaatgatatgtggatacagatggcatcaaagattagagaagtagctagaaaagtacttggagagtctaaaggacatggaccaccctcaaaagagagatggtggtggaatgaggaagtacaaaaggcagtgaagagaaaaaggaaatggtataagaaattacctaaatgtgataataatgaagcatatgaacagtacaagatagcaaagaaagaggcaaaaaaggcagttagtcaagtaagagcacaggcctttgaaaagttatatgagaaacttggaactaaagaaggggagaaagatatttatagattagcaaggagtagagaaaggaaatgtcaagatctcaatcaagttaggtgcattaaggataaagaaggaaaagtgttggtgaaagatgaggacattaaagaaagatggagaaattattttaatgatctctttaataatagtcaaaatggtaatagcgtgaatatagattatagaacaatagaaaagaatgtaaattatactagaaggattcgatttttagaagtaaaggaagcacttaagagaatgaaagtgggtaaagcctgtggacccgatgaaataccaattgaagtgtggaagtatttgggagatatgggagtggcatggttaactaaattatttaataagattctaaactcaaagaaaatgcctgatgaatggaggaagagtattttagtacttatttttaaaaataagggagacatatag